Proteins found in one Arachis stenosperma cultivar V10309 chromosome 8, arast.V10309.gnm1.PFL2, whole genome shotgun sequence genomic segment:
- the LOC130945381 gene encoding putative wall-associated receptor kinase-like 16, producing the protein MTEEKKREREARVLLQGLLLSSMVESKVEVWNRGREEQQQRKKARLRIVISRKREEEGITIAILALVVASFYVHWTVDKTKVIKLQEHNFQQNVGSLLQEHIAKHSCSSQIDKVFTIEELRNATNNFDAGKILGPLHNCSSQITKVFTLEELRKATNNFDAGKILGQGNQGTVYKGVLSDDITVAIKKSNTNDTSLIELINKDFINELVVLSQINHRHVVKLLGCCLETESPLLVYEFIPNGTVYEHLHGHEPFLRLTWKTRLRIAAETAGALAHLHLDTCIPVIHKEVKTSNILLDHDLTANVSDFGASRIVPQGKTEVLTLLQGTWGYVDPESFLTKQFTDKSDVYGFGVVLAELLTGREAFSFDVPDAEKYLAMFFVTSMEENRLLDIVDKSIINEAKVEHVYEFAKIAKQCLSLKGEERPTMKEVAMELERIRAEEKHRWLWEKEKLSSEETEILVKAPFTSNNNAEESFMLLD; encoded by the exons ATGactgaagagaagaagagagaaagagaagctAGGGTTCTCCTTCAGGGTCTCCTTCTCTCGAGCATGGTGGAATCGAAGGTGGAAGTGTGGAACCGTGGAAGAGAAGAACAGCAACAGAGGAAGAAAGCTAGGCTCCGGATTGTAATTTCGCGtaaaagagaggaagaag GCATCACCATAGCCATCTTAGCATTAGTTGTGGCAAGCTTTTATGTGCATTGGACAGTGGACAAAACAAAGGTCATCAAActtcaagaacataattttcaACAAAATGTGGGTTCATTGTTGCAAGAACATATAGCCAAACATAGCTGCTCAAGCCAAATAGACAAAGTCTTCACTATTGAGGAACTAAGGAATGCAACCAACAACTTTGATGCAGGCAAAATCCTTGGCCCCCTACATAACTGCTCAAGCCAAATAACCAAAGTCTTCACTCTTGAGGAACTAAGGAAGGCAACCAACAACTTTGATGCAGGCAAAATCCTTGGCCAAGGGAACCAAGGAACAGTTTACAAAGGAGTATTATCAGATGATATAACTGTAGCAATAAAAAAGTCCAACACTAATGACACAAGCctaattgaattaattaatAAGGACTTCATCAATGAGTTAGTTGTACTCTCACAAATCAACCACAGGCATGTGGTTAAGCTCTTGGGTTGTTGTTTAGAAACAGAAAGTCCCTTGCTTGTTTACGAATTCATTCCCAATGGTACTGTTTATGAGCATCTTCATGGTCATGAACCATTTTTAAGACTTACATGGAAAACAAGATTGAGAATAGCTGCTGAAACTGCTGGGGCTTTAGCTCACTTGCATTTGGATACTTGTATCCCCGTAATCCACAAAGAAGTGAAAACTAGCAATATTCTACTTGATCATGATCTCACTGCAAATGTTTCTGATTTCGGTGCTTCAAGAATTGTTCCTCAAGGTAAAACTGAGGTACTCACTTTGTTGCAAGGAACTTGGGGGTATGTTGACCCAGAATCGTTTCTCACAAAGCAATTTACAGATAAGAGTGATGTCTATGGTTTTGGAGTTGTTCTTGCAGAATTACTTACAGGAAGAGAAGCGTTTTCTTTTGACGTGCCGGATGCTGAAAAGTACCTTGCAATGTTCTTTGTAACTTCAATGGAAGAGAATCGTTTGCTTGATATTGTAGACAAGAGCATAATAAATGAAGCAAAGGTTGAGCATGTGTATGAATTTGCTAAGATTGCAAAACAGTGTTTAAGCTTGAAAGGAGAAGAAAGACCTACAATGAAAGAAGTGGCAATGGAACTTGAGAGGATTAGAGCTGAGGAAAAACATAGATGGTTGTGGGAGAAGGAGAAATTGTCCTCTGAAGAAACTGAAATCCTGGTCAAAGCACCTTTTACTAGCAATAATAATGCTGAAGAATCCTTTATGCTTTTGGACtga